One window of the Niallia circulans genome contains the following:
- a CDS encoding ROK family glucokinase, translating into MQEKWVAGIDLGGTTVKIAFLSLNGDLIDHWEIPTDNSEEGKNITSDIAKSIDAKLKELGHSKDDVLGAGMGAPGPFDYETGIIFNTVNLGWPDNFPLKARLEADLGLPVTIDNDANCAALGEMWKGAGEGAKDLVCVTLGTGVGGGVIINGDIVQGVKGAAGEIGHLTAIVENGAPCNCGKTGCLETIASATGIVRLTKERLAERHTLSELHSLLDQEGAITAKDVFDAAKKGDELANEIVQFVAFHLGLVLANIANTLNPEKIVIGGGVSKAGDVLLDPVKENFMKFSFKSVAESTVIDVATLGNTAGVIGAAWLAKN; encoded by the coding sequence ATGCAAGAAAAATGGGTAGCTGGAATAGATTTAGGCGGAACAACGGTGAAAATTGCTTTTTTATCTTTAAATGGCGATTTAATTGATCATTGGGAAATCCCAACAGATAATTCTGAGGAAGGGAAAAATATAACATCTGATATTGCAAAATCCATAGATGCTAAATTGAAGGAATTAGGTCATTCGAAAGACGATGTTTTAGGTGCAGGAATGGGTGCGCCAGGTCCTTTTGATTATGAAACAGGAATTATTTTTAATACGGTAAATTTAGGCTGGCCCGATAATTTTCCTTTAAAGGCTCGCCTTGAAGCAGATTTAGGATTGCCAGTAACGATTGATAATGATGCTAACTGTGCTGCTTTAGGTGAAATGTGGAAGGGAGCAGGAGAGGGAGCAAAGGATTTAGTTTGCGTAACACTGGGTACTGGTGTTGGCGGTGGCGTTATTATTAATGGAGATATTGTGCAAGGCGTTAAAGGAGCTGCTGGTGAAATAGGTCATCTAACTGCAATTGTGGAAAATGGAGCTCCTTGTAACTGTGGGAAAACTGGCTGTTTAGAAACGATTGCATCTGCAACGGGAATTGTTCGTTTAACGAAAGAAAGATTAGCGGAAAGACATACATTAAGCGAGCTTCATTCGTTACTAGATCAAGAAGGGGCGATTACAGCAAAAGATGTATTCGATGCAGCGAAGAAAGGGGACGAATTAGCTAATGAAATCGTTCAATTTGTTGCATTTCATTTAGGGCTAGTATTAGCAAATATTGCTAATACGTTAAATCCTGAGAAAATTGTCATAGGTGGAGGAGTATCAAAAGCCGGAGATGTCCTGTTAGATCCTGTAAAAGAGAATTTTATGAAATTTTCCTTTAAAAGTGTAGCAGAGTCAACGGTCATTGATGTTGCGACACTTGGAAATACAGCAGGGGTAATTGGTGCTGCGTGGTTGGCTAAAAATTAA
- a CDS encoding rhomboid family protein yields the protein MELEHYKYWRIIHILVNEYQYKIIYLTEDQQEIWLEAQENKSKSPVIRLFQFDINWSNWLSRDIERTALNAERIRSSLHSRSLKVVSIYISAYPPVDSYEHIINPVFLSPNKKVQIESILLDRSVQDWKIGEHKIAELQRMPETEAERETHIQEYKEAIFTSLRQKEKEERQLFNFGKPFITYLFIAIQVIVFFLMELSGGSTNSETLIKWGAKVNYLIANGEWWRFITPVFLHIGILHLLMNSIALYYVGPLIERIFGSCRFLFIYLFAGFSGVFASYLLSPSLSAGASGAIFGCFGALLYFAWRFPQLFFRVMGWNVIIVIIINLIFGFTIQGIDNAGHIGGLLGGFLATAIVHFPKKKNWKIQLGAAFVTILLLGIGVLYTFHQDVLQRQDQSAYKLVHEYIQDEKLQQAELALEKLEPKDNEVYYFLLSYIQLKKRNLHDAEKNLQKTIAINPEFHEAYYNLAVVSLYNKKLEEAREYIQAALALDKNNPEYLLLWDKIKE from the coding sequence ATGGAGCTAGAACATTATAAGTATTGGAGAATCATCCATATACTAGTAAATGAATATCAGTATAAAATTATCTACTTAACAGAAGATCAACAAGAAATATGGCTCGAGGCTCAAGAGAATAAATCAAAATCCCCCGTTATTCGTCTATTTCAATTTGATATTAACTGGAGTAATTGGTTAAGCAGGGACATAGAAAGGACAGCGTTAAATGCTGAAAGGATAAGAAGTTCGCTGCATAGTCGTTCCCTTAAAGTGGTGAGCATTTATATATCCGCTTATCCGCCTGTAGATTCATATGAACATATTATCAATCCAGTATTTTTAAGTCCAAATAAAAAAGTACAAATTGAATCAATACTTCTCGATCGATCCGTTCAAGACTGGAAAATAGGAGAGCATAAAATAGCTGAATTACAACGTATGCCAGAAACGGAAGCAGAGCGAGAAACCCATATACAAGAATATAAAGAAGCAATCTTTACGAGCTTAAGACAAAAAGAAAAAGAAGAAAGACAGTTATTTAATTTTGGAAAACCATTTATCACGTATCTTTTCATTGCTATACAAGTGATTGTATTTTTCTTAATGGAATTAAGCGGCGGAAGTACAAACAGTGAAACGCTAATTAAATGGGGAGCAAAAGTAAATTATTTAATTGCCAATGGGGAATGGTGGCGATTTATAACACCTGTTTTTTTACATATTGGTATATTGCATTTACTTATGAATTCCATTGCCCTATATTATGTTGGGCCACTAATTGAGCGGATTTTTGGATCATGCCGATTTTTGTTTATTTATTTATTTGCTGGGTTTAGTGGGGTATTTGCTAGTTATTTATTAAGTCCATCTTTATCGGCTGGTGCAAGCGGCGCAATTTTTGGTTGTTTTGGAGCTCTTCTTTATTTTGCCTGGCGCTTTCCACAGCTTTTTTTTCGTGTTATGGGTTGGAACGTCATTATTGTCATTATTATCAATCTTATATTTGGTTTTACTATACAAGGAATTGATAATGCAGGACATATTGGTGGCTTGCTAGGCGGCTTCTTAGCCACAGCGATTGTTCATTTTCCAAAGAAGAAAAACTGGAAAATTCAGCTTGGTGCCGCCTTTGTTACTATACTGCTTTTGGGAATTGGTGTTCTTTATACATTCCATCAAGATGTACTGCAAAGACAAGATCAATCAGCCTATAAGCTGGTCCATGAGTATATTCAAGATGAAAAACTTCAACAGGCTGAGTTGGCTTTGGAGAAACTTGAACCAAAGGATAATGAAGTTTACTACTTTTTACTTTCTTATATTCAACTTAAGAAGCGTAATCTACATGATGCAGAGAAGAACCTGCAAAAAACAATCGCGATAAATCCAGAGTTTCATGAAGCATATTATAATTTAGCGGTTGTTAGTCTATATAATAAGAAATTGGAAGAAGCAAGAGAATATATACAAGCAGCTTTAGCTTTGGACAAAAACAATCCTGAATATCTTCTATTATGGGATAAAATTAAAGAGTAG
- the rpmG gene encoding 50S ribosomal protein L33 yields the protein MRVNITLACTECGDRNYISKKNKRNNPDRLELKKYCSREKRTTVHRETK from the coding sequence ATGCGTGTAAACATTACGTTAGCTTGCACTGAATGTGGTGATCGTAACTACATTTCTAAAAAAAATAAACGAAATAATCCAGATCGTCTTGAGCTAAAAAAATATTGCTCAAGAGAAAAACGTACTACAGTTCATCGTGAAACAAAATAA
- a CDS encoding M14 family metallopeptidase, which translates to MEIKLRPGDTLWYYSQLFMVPLNLILDSNPHVNPNKLAASETIQIPGFELQVHQIKSGETLWKLAGVRNISVDSILLLNQHLNPNNLQVGDEIYIPNRIIGRIVQGKKKYDYQSLQVDLTRLKKLFPFIQVKTIGKSVLGHNIEEIRIGKGTKKVHINASFHANEWITTPILMVFLNDFLLSLTNGTNIHCVHTMPLYQSIDLSIVPMVNPDGVNLVLNGPPEEEKEKLISINEGSTDFTSWKANIRGVDLNNQFPANWEIEKERKEPKAPAPRDYPGDAPLSEPEAQVMAKLAYKENFDCLLALHTQGKEFYWGYEGLEPAESQTIANEFFRVSGYKAIQNVDSHAGYKDWFIQEFRKPGFTLELGKGINPLPLSQFTEIYHDTSTIFLASLYL; encoded by the coding sequence ATGGAGATCAAATTAAGACCAGGAGATACACTTTGGTACTATAGTCAGCTTTTTATGGTTCCCTTGAATCTTATTTTAGACAGTAATCCACATGTTAACCCGAATAAATTAGCAGCTTCTGAAACCATCCAAATACCTGGATTTGAATTACAGGTTCATCAGATAAAGTCAGGAGAAACTCTGTGGAAATTGGCAGGAGTAAGAAATATTTCGGTGGATAGTATTTTGTTATTAAATCAACATTTAAATCCAAATAATCTTCAAGTAGGCGATGAAATTTATATTCCAAATCGCATTATTGGAAGAATAGTGCAGGGGAAGAAAAAGTATGATTATCAATCCTTGCAAGTCGATTTAACGAGATTAAAGAAGCTTTTTCCATTCATTCAAGTGAAGACAATTGGTAAAAGTGTATTAGGACATAATATTGAGGAAATTAGAATAGGAAAAGGTACAAAAAAGGTTCATATAAATGCATCCTTCCATGCCAATGAATGGATTACTACGCCGATTTTAATGGTATTTTTAAATGACTTTTTACTATCTTTAACGAATGGGACAAATATCCATTGTGTTCATACAATGCCATTATATCAGTCTATTGATCTTTCCATTGTACCGATGGTCAATCCAGATGGAGTTAATTTAGTCTTGAATGGTCCCCCAGAAGAAGAGAAAGAGAAACTTATCTCGATAAATGAAGGAAGCACTGATTTCACTAGCTGGAAGGCGAATATACGAGGAGTCGATTTGAATAATCAATTTCCGGCAAATTGGGAAATTGAAAAGGAACGGAAAGAACCAAAAGCGCCAGCACCAAGAGATTATCCAGGAGACGCTCCTTTGTCTGAACCAGAGGCTCAAGTGATGGCGAAGCTCGCATATAAAGAGAACTTTGACTGCTTATTAGCATTGCATACGCAAGGAAAAGAATTTTATTGGGGCTATGAAGGATTAGAACCAGCAGAATCGCAAACGATAGCGAATGAATTTTTTAGAGTGAGTGGATATAAGGCCATTCAAAATGTAGATAGTCATGCAGGCTATAAAGATTGGTTTATTCAAGAATTTAGAAAGCCTGGATTTACTTTAGAGCTGGGTAAAGGGATAAATCCTCTTCCTTTATCCCAATTTACTGAAATCTATCATGACACATCTACAATCTTCTTAGCGTCTTTATATTTGTAG
- a CDS encoding DinB family protein codes for MYVTITDFIREWKWEAELTQKVLEGLTDESLQQKVYPEGRTLGRIVWHFTTNIPEYLAHFGLKINELDNAKIIPATAKEIAATFKLLSSTAIKVIEEQWTDESLKDVQTAFGREETNAQILMGLIKHIVHHRGQVTILMRQAGIKPFGVYGPSKEDWIRIGVDNPPL; via the coding sequence ATGTATGTAACGATTACAGACTTTATTAGAGAGTGGAAGTGGGAGGCAGAGCTGACTCAAAAGGTTTTAGAAGGTTTAACCGATGAATCTTTACAGCAAAAAGTCTACCCTGAAGGTCGAACATTAGGAAGAATTGTTTGGCATTTCACAACCAATATCCCTGAATATTTAGCTCATTTCGGGCTAAAAATAAATGAACTAGATAACGCAAAAATAATTCCAGCTACAGCTAAAGAAATAGCCGCAACATTTAAACTTCTCAGTTCTACTGCAATCAAAGTGATAGAAGAACAATGGACAGACGAATCCTTAAAGGACGTGCAAACCGCATTTGGCAGAGAAGAAACAAATGCTCAAATTTTAATGGGTCTCATTAAGCATATCGTTCATCACCGTGGACAAGTTACAATTCTGATGCGTCAAGCTGGAATCAAGCCTTTTGGAGTTTATGGACCATCAAAAGAAGATTGGATTCGCATAGGGGTAGACAATCCACCACTTTAA
- a CDS encoding LTA synthase family protein has product MFKNKLEWSKLSLITIATVLLWIKTNIAYITSFDIKIENWIQQFILIINPLSSILFILGISMFFSEKNQKRYIFISSLILSFVLYANVVFYRVYTDFLTLPLLFQTSNMSDLGSSIRELIHVTDILFFVDIILLVVIMKKKPAFVKIPQYTRVHKSIFYLLTISLAFFNLSLAETQRTQLLTRTFDRELLVKNIGTYNYQLYDIFLQTKTSAQRAFADGSELTDMVNYNQANYIEPNKDMFGIAKGKNVIMISLESTQSFTINREVNGEEISPFLNDFIKESFYFENFYHQTGQGKTSDSEFIVENSMYPLSRGAVFFTHSGNEYQAAPEILNENGYYTASLHANNKSFWNRDIMYQSIGYQRFYEINDYDVKEENSVGWGLKDIDFFEQSIAHLKEMPQPFYSKFITLTNHFPFELDEEDKFIEPLTTGSRTLNNYIPTVRYQDEALKIFIEKLKEEGLYDNSIIVLYGDHNGISENHNKAMSELLGEEVTPFVSTQLQRVPFVIHIPGMEGKTLSTVSGQVDIKPTLLHLLGIETKNDIQFGSDLFSDNNDPFVVLRDGSFITDDYVYTKEVCYDRATGEAVDGDRCEPYIEQANLELQYSDSIIYGDLLRFYDKEKGMLDIVEEANKKE; this is encoded by the coding sequence TTGTTTAAGAATAAATTGGAGTGGTCAAAGCTATCACTTATAACGATTGCAACAGTTTTACTATGGATTAAAACAAATATTGCCTATATTACTAGCTTTGATATTAAAATTGAAAATTGGATTCAACAATTCATATTAATCATTAATCCTTTAAGTTCGATATTATTTATACTAGGAATATCCATGTTTTTCTCAGAAAAAAATCAAAAGCGATATATATTTATTTCAAGTTTGATTCTTTCTTTTGTTTTGTACGCAAATGTGGTTTTTTATCGAGTATATACAGATTTTTTAACCCTGCCGCTTTTATTTCAAACAAGTAATATGAGTGATTTAGGGAGTAGTATTAGGGAGTTAATACATGTTACGGATATTCTTTTCTTTGTTGATATTATTTTGCTAGTTGTCATTATGAAAAAGAAACCAGCCTTTGTAAAAATTCCGCAATACACAAGGGTTCACAAGAGTATTTTCTATTTACTTACAATAAGTTTAGCTTTTTTTAATTTAAGTTTAGCAGAAACGCAAAGAACGCAATTGCTAACTAGAACATTTGATAGAGAGCTTTTAGTGAAAAATATAGGAACGTATAATTATCAACTTTATGATATTTTCCTGCAAACAAAGACTTCTGCACAAAGAGCTTTTGCAGATGGTAGTGAATTAACAGATATGGTTAATTATAATCAGGCTAATTATATAGAACCAAATAAGGACATGTTTGGTATTGCTAAGGGGAAAAATGTAATTATGATTAGTCTAGAATCTACTCAGTCGTTTACAATCAATCGAGAAGTTAATGGCGAAGAAATTTCACCATTTTTAAATGACTTTATTAAAGAGAGCTTTTATTTTGAAAATTTCTACCACCAAACTGGACAAGGTAAAACTTCAGATTCGGAATTTATTGTAGAAAATTCAATGTATCCATTAAGTAGAGGGGCTGTTTTCTTTACTCATTCTGGGAATGAATATCAAGCGGCTCCTGAGATTTTAAATGAAAATGGTTATTACACAGCTTCCCTTCATGCAAATAATAAGAGTTTCTGGAATCGTGATATTATGTACCAAAGTATAGGATACCAACGATTTTATGAGATAAATGATTATGATGTGAAGGAGGAAAACTCTGTTGGCTGGGGTTTGAAGGATATTGACTTCTTCGAGCAATCAATTGCTCATTTAAAAGAAATGCCGCAGCCTTTTTATAGTAAATTTATTACGCTGACAAATCATTTTCCTTTCGAGTTAGATGAAGAAGACAAATTTATCGAGCCATTAACAACTGGCAGCAGAACACTGAATAATTATATTCCTACTGTCCGTTATCAGGATGAAGCATTGAAAATTTTTATTGAGAAACTAAAAGAAGAAGGTCTCTATGATAATAGCATTATTGTCCTGTATGGAGATCATAATGGCATTTCCGAAAATCATAATAAAGCAATGAGTGAGTTATTAGGAGAAGAAGTGACTCCTTTTGTAAGCACTCAATTACAAAGAGTACCTTTTGTTATCCATATTCCCGGAATGGAAGGGAAAACATTGTCAACAGTGTCCGGTCAAGTGGATATTAAGCCAACTCTTCTTCATTTGCTTGGGATTGAGACAAAAAATGATATTCAATTTGGATCTGATCTTTTCTCTGATAACAATGATCCATTTGTTGTCTTACGAGATGGCAGCTTTATCACAGATGATTATGTGTATACGAAAGAAGTTTGTTATGATCGAGCAACTGGAGAAGCAGTCGATGGAGACAGATGTGAGCCTTATATAGAGCAGGCGAATTTAGAATTGCAGTATTCTGATAGTATTATTTATGGAGACTTATTGCGGTTTTATGATAAAGAAAAAGGGATGCTTGATATAGTAGAAGAAGCGAATAAAAAAGAGTAG
- a CDS encoding DUF92 domain-containing protein — protein sequence MKELFAQMSSMMYAVVILFVSYLAYKRRSLTKSGAIAAFFVGSGIALGFGSKGLVVLGVFFVSSSMFSKYKSKTKQTMEDKTKKGSRRDAWQVMANGGFAAIVGIIYFFTKESVWIIVFAILLAAANSDTWASEIGSLSKKKPISVRTFKQAATGTSGAVSVLGTIAAFAGSLLIALTANFLFALEPGSFVVILVFGFLGNIVDTLLGAFVQVEYKCPVCGRIVESKVECHTTLVKTKGFALFNNDMVNVLSGFLAALVYVFFF from the coding sequence ATGAAGGAATTATTTGCGCAAATGAGTAGTATGATGTATGCAGTAGTCATTTTGTTTGTCTCTTATTTGGCATATAAACGCAGGTCATTAACGAAGAGTGGTGCGATCGCGGCTTTTTTTGTTGGGAGCGGAATTGCGCTAGGATTTGGCTCTAAAGGATTAGTAGTTCTAGGAGTATTTTTTGTTTCTTCTAGTATGTTTTCAAAATACAAAAGCAAAACGAAACAGACGATGGAGGACAAAACCAAAAAAGGGTCGAGACGTGATGCATGGCAAGTTATGGCGAATGGAGGCTTTGCAGCAATAGTTGGTATCATCTATTTTTTTACAAAAGAATCAGTCTGGATTATTGTATTCGCCATACTTCTAGCGGCTGCCAACTCGGACACATGGGCATCAGAGATTGGATCGTTAAGCAAGAAAAAGCCAATCTCTGTTCGAACGTTTAAACAAGCGGCCACTGGAACGTCGGGAGCGGTCAGTGTCCTAGGAACAATTGCAGCATTTGCTGGATCACTATTAATAGCTTTAACAGCGAATTTCTTATTTGCTCTGGAGCCTGGTAGTTTTGTGGTCATCCTTGTTTTTGGATTTTTAGGTAATATCGTGGATACACTTTTAGGTGCCTTTGTCCAAGTTGAATATAAATGTCCTGTTTGTGGTCGAATAGTTGAATCAAAAGTAGAATGTCACACTACCTTAGTGAAAACAAAGGGTTTTGCACTTTTTAATAATGATATGGTAAATGTTCTTTCCGGTTTTTTAGCTGCGTTGGTATATGTTTTTTTCTTTTAG
- a CDS encoding glycosyltransferase: MNGSYFQLIVINKIPFMNYFSKDKQKKKELYTQTINFIKFLFETEKNQLPYTIQIVVPPIFLELLDVQSFREEITEFLEKYCCDDELYSFWIEKEKNLLKVLKSLLQEKRIELLASPASFSPLSNVSTSTGIQLQIEIGLSIIDDYLDYRPTGFWFPEGNFSPGLDLYLNKENFSYSYLNSKTINHSDPLPSGTGIAVESPHNIVFFPVEEKLYQLFKGENVTKQIWDKWLLDLLESYPPYINESILSLSIDLADYVKITDELNKSIRYLNDEGYVVHIMPETYIKQFSQGMDRVHLCASFLERRGGEAVVTHSSFYAALAFLERELHEWRQISLPPATNRVQKQLEKEWLLLSALLYQDNWTSEEVTNHLEAAKKLSGFWIGPIDKDWLSLREREQPILNTTIQNHKTVRSQKEPTNKKSILILSWEYPPNLVGGLGAHVVGLTNSLIKNGYEVHLVTAQAMNKNPEDVEEKAGLFVYRVKPIYSKEQNFIHWIGGLNLAMWEKAIEIGKNTTFELVQAHDWLVGAAAISLKNQLNIPLIATIHATEHGRNGGIYTEMQKFIHRQERQLIDTADSLIVCSEYMQNEIMTIFDVEQTKINIIPNGVEMLKKEAVSAAPVDNFSRDNKKVVFAMGRMVKEKGFGTLLEAARKLHKKRNDLCFVIAGIGPMYDEYQQFIERHQLAESVHLIGYLQEEQKNALYAQADIVVIPSSYEPFGIVALESLVFAIPTIVSQTGGLKGIIKDGETGLYMETNNAENLVKNIEYLLENPVVGKEIGKKGQILVSQLFSWNRIGEETKRVFDELIVQAKVKESISN, encoded by the coding sequence ATGAATGGTTCTTATTTTCAGCTGATTGTAATTAATAAGATTCCTTTTATGAACTATTTTTCAAAAGATAAACAGAAGAAAAAGGAATTATATACACAAACTATTAACTTTATCAAGTTTCTTTTCGAAACAGAAAAGAATCAACTTCCATATACCATTCAAATTGTTGTGCCGCCAATTTTTCTCGAACTGCTTGATGTGCAGTCATTTCGAGAAGAAATAACAGAATTTTTAGAAAAATACTGTTGCGATGATGAATTGTATTCTTTCTGGATAGAAAAAGAAAAAAATCTATTAAAGGTCCTTAAGTCGCTTCTTCAAGAAAAGCGGATCGAATTGCTGGCAAGTCCCGCTTCCTTTTCGCCTTTATCAAATGTATCGACAAGTACAGGTATTCAATTACAAATAGAGATAGGCTTATCTATTATTGATGATTATTTAGACTACCGACCGACAGGATTCTGGTTTCCAGAAGGAAATTTTTCACCTGGTTTAGATTTATATTTGAATAAAGAGAACTTTTCTTATAGCTATCTTAACAGTAAGACAATCAATCATAGTGATCCCTTACCAAGCGGTACAGGTATTGCAGTTGAATCACCACATAATATTGTGTTTTTTCCTGTTGAAGAAAAGCTGTATCAACTTTTTAAAGGGGAGAATGTAACGAAACAAATATGGGATAAATGGTTATTAGATTTGCTAGAATCCTATCCTCCATACATAAATGAGTCCATTTTATCCTTATCAATTGATTTAGCTGACTATGTGAAGATAACAGACGAGCTGAATAAAAGTATTCGTTATTTAAATGATGAAGGCTATGTGGTTCATATCATGCCTGAAACATATATAAAGCAATTCAGTCAAGGAATGGATCGTGTCCATCTCTGTGCTTCCTTCCTAGAACGTAGAGGGGGAGAGGCGGTTGTTACACATAGTTCTTTCTATGCTGCTTTAGCATTTTTGGAAAGAGAGCTTCATGAATGGAGACAAATTTCTTTACCACCAGCAACTAATAGAGTGCAAAAGCAATTGGAAAAGGAATGGTTGTTATTAAGCGCTCTCCTTTATCAAGATAATTGGACAAGTGAAGAAGTAACAAACCATCTAGAAGCGGCAAAGAAGTTAAGCGGATTTTGGATAGGACCAATCGATAAAGACTGGCTTTCCTTAAGAGAAAGAGAACAACCAATTTTAAATACAACAATCCAGAACCATAAAACGGTTCGGTCTCAAAAGGAACCAACAAACAAGAAGAGCATTTTAATCTTATCTTGGGAGTACCCGCCCAATCTAGTTGGTGGTCTTGGTGCTCATGTAGTTGGGTTAACAAATAGTTTAATAAAAAATGGCTATGAAGTTCATCTTGTTACAGCACAAGCGATGAACAAAAATCCAGAAGATGTAGAAGAAAAGGCTGGCTTATTTGTTTATCGAGTTAAGCCGATTTATAGTAAAGAGCAAAACTTTATTCACTGGATTGGCGGCTTAAATTTAGCAATGTGGGAAAAAGCAATAGAGATAGGAAAGAACACAACATTTGAATTAGTGCAAGCACATGATTGGCTAGTAGGTGCAGCTGCTATTTCTTTAAAGAATCAATTAAATATTCCTTTAATAGCTACCATCCATGCAACTGAGCATGGAAGAAACGGTGGTATCTATACGGAAATGCAGAAATTTATCCATAGGCAAGAAAGGCAGTTAATAGACACAGCTGATTCTTTAATTGTGTGCAGTGAATATATGCAGAATGAGATAATGACTATTTTTGATGTAGAACAAACGAAAATTAATATCATTCCCAATGGAGTCGAAATGCTGAAAAAGGAAGCCGTTTCAGCAGCTCCGGTTGATAATTTCTCAAGAGACAACAAAAAAGTTGTTTTTGCCATGGGGAGAATGGTAAAAGAAAAAGGCTTTGGAACATTATTAGAAGCAGCAAGAAAATTGCATAAAAAGCGAAATGATCTATGTTTTGTTATTGCTGGAATCGGTCCAATGTATGACGAATATCAACAATTTATTGAGAGACATCAATTAGCAGAAAGTGTTCATTTAATAGGCTATTTGCAGGAAGAACAGAAGAATGCACTCTATGCACAAGCAGATATAGTTGTTATACCAAGTTCCTATGAACCATTTGGAATCGTAGCATTAGAATCCCTTGTTTTCGCCATTCCAACGATTGTATCCCAGACAGGCGGCTTAAAAGGAATTATTAAGGATGGAGAAACAGGACTATATATGGAAACAAATAATGCAGAGAACTTAGTAAAGAATATCGAGTATTTGTTAGAAAATCCAGTCGTAGGTAAAGAAATTGGTAAGAAGGGGCAAATATTAGTTAGCCAGCTTTTTAGCTGGAATCGAATTGGCGAAGAGACAAAAAGAGTTTTTGATGAATTGATTGTACAGGCAAAGGTGAAGGAATCCATATCTAATTAA
- a CDS encoding 5-formyltetrahydrofolate cyclo-ligase — protein MQEKKHFRSEMIKQLQSINKPLYEHMSYQIASRLYNDAAFISASHIGITISKFPEVDTYQIIRTAWKLGKKVSVPKCIPATRQMSFRELEQFNQLESVYSNLFEPVIEKTKQTDSKQIDLLLVPGLAFSPKGYRLGFGGGYYDRFLQNYDGQTISLAFSMQIQQQIPIENHDLAVQKIITNEGIICANE, from the coding sequence ATGCAGGAAAAAAAACATTTCCGATCAGAAATGATAAAACAACTCCAGTCAATTAATAAACCACTATATGAGCATATGTCCTACCAAATAGCTTCCCGATTATATAATGATGCTGCCTTTATCTCTGCTAGTCATATTGGGATAACCATTTCCAAATTTCCTGAGGTGGATACATACCAAATTATTCGTACAGCTTGGAAATTAGGCAAAAAAGTAAGTGTTCCAAAGTGCATACCTGCAACTAGACAAATGAGTTTTCGCGAATTAGAGCAATTTAATCAACTTGAATCGGTCTATAGTAACCTGTTTGAACCAGTTATAGAAAAAACGAAACAAACGGATTCCAAACAAATTGATTTACTGCTAGTTCCTGGATTAGCCTTTTCGCCTAAAGGATATAGATTAGGATTTGGGGGCGGTTATTATGACCGATTTTTGCAAAATTATGATGGACAAACAATATCACTGGCATTTTCCATGCAAATACAGCAGCAAATTCCCATTGAGAACCATGATTTAGCTGTTCAGAAGATCATTACAAATGAAGGAATTATTTGCGCAAATGAGTAG
- a CDS encoding YqgQ family protein, whose amino-acid sequence MQTIYDVQQFLKKYGTIIYVGDRVGDLQLMKSEIKELYQSQLIKEQEFDSAMRLLNQEIQYLEDKRNRGNV is encoded by the coding sequence ATGCAAACAATTTATGACGTACAGCAGTTTTTAAAAAAGTACGGGACAATCATTTATGTTGGAGATCGAGTAGGCGATTTACAATTAATGAAATCCGAAATTAAAGAATTATATCAATCTCAATTAATAAAAGAACAAGAATTCGATTCTGCTATGCGACTGCTTAATCAAGAAATACAATACTTAGAGGATAAGAGAAATCGGGGGAATGTGTGA